Genomic DNA from Diorhabda carinulata isolate Delta chromosome 10, icDioCari1.1, whole genome shotgun sequence:
acataatttaattcattatgGTAATTATAAGTTGCTCGTTTGTTGACAACAATATGAATACAATTCGTCTCATCATAATATTAATGGTCATGGTACTGGTGTACATTTTAGAATATaagcaatttaaaaaaacaagttttttataacatgtaaaatttataaatgaaacctaatattattaaatttataatgaagttaacaatttttgataaaagtttaaTAGGTTAAGGTATACTGTgtaattatgataataaaaaagctCAATACGAATAAtgtattcaataaaatcaatatttaaactCACTAACCAGCTGTTAAAAGGTAATAGATGAAATATTAAAAGCAAATAATGAAAAGAGGTTACATTGACATATATTACAGGGGTTgcaacattttttctttgtataaagcagtagtaataaaaattattgttgtttatgATATCGaattataatgatttaaaaaattatttatagaaatctTCAATTAACTTTGGTTAGATTATAGGAATACTACGAAAACACATaagatttttttacataaacGTATGCGAAACGTTCGCGTGTTTTGCATCAACTAACGAATCGGAATGTATGtaaataaagcaataatttattataattcataaACGAAAATGAAGGAAGCTAAAAATCAAGCACGAAAGCGAAATAAGGAGGTCATCAAATACTATGTGAATATACTAATCATTTCCAATGTTGTTACTATAGAAATGTACACCTAGAAAATATCTTACCTGATTTATGATATTTCTAACGACTGATTCTGGAAAAGGCACTCTTCGGTCTTTgattaattgatataaattttcttgcatatattcaaacacaaaatataATACATCGTTTTCTCTTATAACCTCTTTTAATTTCACCACATTCGaatgatgtaattttttcaaagacTATAAACAAAAGtctattttttgtaacaattttcatccaaaaatttataacaattattaattgaaactataaatatttccaaataattttcaaaatttcattaatttgacAGTTGATGGGCAAGGTTAGTTGCATagataaacattaaaaaatagaGGATACAATAGAACAATACGTATAGAAAACTAAAgaattctgttatttttattgtactttGTTTATAGATTACCGGGGGACATCTGAAGTTGAAACATATCAATTcagaatatttctaaaaaacgGTAATAATAACTATCGAAATGAGAGAactccattatttttattatactatgTTTATAGATACCAGGTGActactaaatatataatttcaaactaaaattttttgtattctttgaTATTACTGCAGTCTACAGGGTGTTATAAATATGGAAAGTCACAAAATAGTGATAACAgatgaatttataataaaacatattttcttacaaataaatttcacttacCTTAACTTCCCTAAGATTCATGGCTTCGTCCCAAGAATAATATTTCCTCTTCATTCTTTTAATGGCCACTTTTTCCCCGGTATCCTTTCTTTGACCCAATACAACTGAACCATAAGTGCCATCGCCAAGTTGGTGTAGAATATTGTACCTGTTCATGATGTTTTACAATTCTAACCTAGGAAATTAGGGTAGATATAGAACTAATTCGATAACTTTTGTTATTAACTGGGATAACTTGGGACTCacgtaataaataatataaaaacaatttctctAATGATTAATTCACAATTGACATTTTTGACAAGAATGgtaaacgtcaaaatttataagattttaGAGGAATCGATTGTGTATTTGAtcaaattagaaattaataaatatagaaaaggagaaaataatttgaaaaaaccgtCATTTTTACTTGTAagaatgttattgaaaaatatcactttatCAATCGGGGACTTCAAAAGAATATTAGTTACGCCACTggaatgtttataaattcattattatgtgttgtttatagtaattataaacatttagaACTTaccgaaaaaatttaaattaactaCAACTAACTGATACTAAATCTACATATTCCTATCGTTAAGAAACATTTTAACTGCTTACGTCTGTTCGATATTTTCACTTgtactaaaaacaattttacgaTTTGCGCCGTCCttctaaatattgattattttcctACTTCAAGAATGTTTTACTCtgtaaaaaacatcaatttacGTGTAACTGGGAATGTTAGAATTTATCCCACCCGCAATAATTATCAAATGTAGTTCATACCGCGAGAATGTTTACTGAAAGGTGTAACCTTAAATATTTCTGCTTGGTTGGATTTATTGATACAAACAAACGTGATGGATAATTAAACGATGAATCATAATAATATTTGGTGTCAAGTTGTCTGTATCAGGTTTTATTTACTTTAGAGTTTTCTTAATTACCTTAGTATTATAACGTTATTTacattcttttataattaatttgaacgATTGAATATTATGATATTgacaattaaattaatcaaaacaaaatctcaacttcaaatttaaatttacgtCTATAAATAGATAAAACCAAAAGGAATCATAACTAAgcaaaaagtattatttttggCCGTGGTTTTCTTCTatcttctttaaaaaaaataatactaatctgtttttttaatgattactGTTTTTAAATTAGCCATCATAAATATGATCAGCAGTAGCGACTCCAAGCGGTAGACACTAAAACTTTGTTAACACAAATTAGAGATGGGAAACTACTTCTTAAGATATTAATTGAAGAAATGAATTGTAATCTATTTCCTAGTGTgacaataaaagtttatttatatctaaacataagttaattaattttatcctaTGCATATAGGTCTTTAATATAACTAATACATATAGTAAAGGGTAGTTTACAAGTGAAATTTAAAACTCAAAAGTCAATTTAAATCACATATTCACACTTTTTCACATTTTACAGATGCGATTACCTACAAACTTCTATTTAAACGTTACCGACGGTCTCGGGGTAGCTTAAACTTTAGTATAATACGAAACTGAGAATTCAAACTTAGCTTAGTTTAAACTAGAGCTCAATCCAGTTTTACCGTAAGTTATAAAATTGTACCCAAGTATGAAATTctctattttttgtaaatttgatatTGTGTATTGATAATATTAggtgttaaaataaaactataggTACTTTGGAACATATATTTGAAAGGcataacttatttttaaataccacCCATCTCTAGTGACAGTACGTCAAAACGTCACCGTGGTAATACGCATTTTATAAATATGGGATATggcttaaaaaataataataatcatcttGTAAATTGCGGCGCcaatctgtatatttttcgtaaataaattttggaatcttcgatttagattttgaatatgaaatcattttataaaaaatatatggatgAATTACTACAGCTTTCAAGACTCCAATGAAATGAATCTCGTAtaagcaataaatatttaaatatctgATAAGTATATATTCGTAACTTGTTATAAAAATGACTTCGAGTGTGACAAAAAGAAACCCAGAAAAATCTGTTGATAAAACAACGAAAAGCAAAGATGATGTTAAGGATAAGAATAGTACGAAGGCAGCTAAAAACTTGTAAGTTTCACacgaaaactgaaattttttttctaaatgataaaaaaaatttcagtaaataCGGCCCGTTGCCAAACTTTCCAGGACAAAGAATGTGGAGCAGAGGTGTTCTAGTGATAGGAGTCCTTATATATTTGTGGTATTTTTCTAAAGGCACGAAAGATTCAATTCTTTCCAAACAAACAGAGGTGTACGTTAGAAGATCGCAAATTGTAGAATGTGGCCCTGAATATATAAAAGATATCAAACAATATGAAGGTTGTGTACCCAAGAAATGTGGGAGATTCGTCAGTGATAAACTCGTCACTGAAGAAGAAgcagatattttattaaaacttgcAGTTAGAAGTAAGTGtaatatcataaatttaaagcatttttagagaatttattGCATCATATTGATGTTTAATAGTGTACTTTAGGTTTAATTCGTGAGTTTTCATccaatttgtttcattttacaCCCTTAGAATTTGTTATTGTGTTGGCTTTTAGTAATGGCTCGAGGTGGTTCTTCAGGAGGGGCTTCTATCGTCGACCTCCACACTGGAGCCCTATCCTATAGAGACAAATTTATAAACATCTATCAacataatggaaataaaaagattttaacAGAAACTGAACGTAAGGTTTACGAATTAGTAaggaaaaatatacaaagtgcAATTGCGGAATCTTTCGGGATAAATACTGacagtttacatttaacttacCCAACTTTCTTTTCCCGTTTATCTAACGTGGATCCTAAGACGAGACACGATGAATACTGGCACGAACACATTGATAAAGTAAGTTAGAAATAGTTGGTGAT
This window encodes:
- the LOC130899014 gene encoding 2-oxoglutarate and iron-dependent oxygenase domain-containing protein 3-like, giving the protein MTSSVTKRNPEKSVDKTTKSKDDVKDKNSTKAAKNFKYGPLPNFPGQRMWSRGVLVIGVLIYLWYFSKGTKDSILSKQTEVYVRRSQIVECGPEYIKDIKQYEGCVPKKCGRFVSDKLVTEEEADILLKLAVRIMARGGSSGGASIVDLHTGALSYRDKFINIYQHNGNKKILTETERKVYELVRKNIQSAIAESFGINTDSLHLTYPTFFSRLSNVDPKTRHDEYWHEHIDKRTYEAFHYTSLLYLNDYGKDFKGGRFIFMDNISAPTKNVTVEPRKGRVSMFTSGSENPHYVERVTEGLRFAITISFTCDATKAILDPAM